One Tunturibacter gelidoferens genomic region harbors:
- a CDS encoding APC family permease, whose translation MEQRRQMGLAAALSVVTGESIALGIFLTPAAMARSLGSPLLLASIWCGMGLITLCGALCYSELAINYPLTGGEYVYLRQGYGTRLAFLYGWMSAAVMDPGLAAALAVGAAPYVLSLFGLPPRAQIIIPALILIGLAILNYIGTRLSRRVMTTANLLKIAVLLCLVLWAWISGHATASNLLPLTARRPGSEPLFAAIAGATVSAFFSFGGWWEAGKIAGEVCNPRRNMPLAFTGGVLLVTAVYLLVSCSFLMVVPLEKIVSNTAFVAQFGEALFGTIGGKVLSACVLLSVLGGLMALTMAAPRVYYAMAKDGAFFAPFGKLHPRFGTPANAVLLQTSLALLVLSFGAFNRILSFIIFSAVCFLALSVTTLFRMPQPVRRWWFPAAPIVFLLGCTIINLMILMHDPIPALIGLVIVLCGDPVRRLFFSKTEVNANPLPQQIAS comes from the coding sequence ATGGAACAACGCCGCCAGATGGGTTTAGCCGCCGCCCTCTCCGTAGTCACGGGCGAATCGATCGCGCTCGGCATCTTCCTCACCCCCGCCGCAATGGCAAGATCGCTAGGCTCCCCACTCCTGCTCGCTTCCATCTGGTGCGGCATGGGCCTCATCACTCTGTGCGGAGCGCTCTGCTACTCCGAACTCGCCATCAACTATCCCCTCACCGGCGGCGAGTATGTCTACCTCCGCCAGGGCTACGGCACCCGCCTCGCATTTCTCTACGGCTGGATGTCCGCCGCAGTCATGGACCCCGGCCTCGCCGCCGCGCTCGCCGTAGGCGCAGCCCCATATGTCCTTTCCCTCTTCGGCCTTCCACCACGCGCGCAAATCATCATCCCCGCGCTAATCCTCATCGGCCTAGCAATCCTCAACTACATAGGCACTCGCCTCAGCCGCCGCGTAATGACCACCGCCAACCTCCTCAAGATCGCCGTCCTCCTATGCCTCGTCCTCTGGGCATGGATCTCCGGCCACGCCACTGCCTCAAACCTCTTGCCCCTGACTGCCCGCCGCCCCGGCTCCGAACCCCTCTTCGCCGCCATCGCCGGAGCCACTGTAAGCGCCTTCTTCAGCTTTGGCGGATGGTGGGAGGCAGGCAAGATCGCCGGCGAAGTCTGCAACCCACGCCGCAACATGCCCCTCGCCTTCACAGGAGGCGTACTTCTCGTCACCGCAGTCTATCTCCTCGTCAGCTGTTCGTTCCTCATGGTCGTCCCGCTTGAAAAGATCGTCTCCAACACCGCATTCGTAGCCCAATTCGGCGAAGCCCTCTTCGGCACCATCGGAGGCAAAGTCCTCTCCGCCTGCGTCCTGCTCTCGGTCCTCGGAGGACTCATGGCGCTCACCATGGCCGCCCCGCGCGTCTACTACGCCATGGCAAAAGACGGAGCCTTCTTCGCTCCATTCGGCAAGCTCCACCCGCGCTTCGGAACTCCCGCCAACGCAGTCCTCCTGCAAACATCCCTGGCCCTCCTCGTCCTCAGCTTCGGAGCCTTCAACCGCATCCTCTCCTTCATCATCTTCTCCGCGGTCTGCTTTCTCGCGCTCTCCGTCACCACCCTCTTCCGCATGCCGCAACCCGTACGCCGATGGTGGTTCCCCGCCGCACCCATCGTCTTCCTCCTCGGCTGCACCATCATCAACCTCATGATCCTCATGCACGATCCCATCCCCGCGCTCATAGGTTTAGTCATCGTGCTCTGCGGCGACCCCGTCCGCCGTCTCTTCTTCTCGAAGACAGAAGTCAACGCCAACCCACTTCCCCAGCAAATCGCATCCTGA
- a CDS encoding ThiF family adenylyltransferase: protein MMSKHPAPPFEEPTASIHIGTPADAQSSRTTKTGTTSHANPNRTTDPVILDTDRYSRQILFPGIGAPGQHLLASAHVAIIGIGATGAATASLLARAGVGTLTLIDRDFVEPSNLQRQILFDEADARDSLPKAEAARRKIALFNSDVTVHSHIADLIPANIRELLAPAHLILDATDNFETRYLLNDYCVQQSKPWIYAAAIGAYAATMNILPQTPESTGGTAARYTPTACLACIFPKPPTGPVETCDTAGILSTAVNLAASIQTTEALKLLTNQPHLMRRTLLSHDLWSNERTEINATKPDPSCTVCGQRIFTHLAGEGRPHITLCGRNSVQIHEHHRPVDFAAMHNRLAPHADIHDLRFNELLLRFKRGPHTFTLFPDGRALIQGTTDITLARSLYARFIGS, encoded by the coding sequence ATCATGTCAAAGCATCCGGCACCCCCCTTCGAAGAACCGACCGCGAGCATCCACATCGGCACCCCCGCTGACGCGCAATCCTCCAGGACCACTAAAACTGGCACCACCAGCCACGCCAATCCCAATCGCACCACAGATCCCGTCATTCTCGATACAGACCGTTACTCCCGCCAAATTCTCTTCCCTGGCATAGGAGCCCCCGGCCAGCATCTCCTCGCCTCCGCCCACGTCGCCATCATCGGCATCGGAGCCACCGGAGCCGCTACCGCCTCCCTCCTGGCGCGCGCCGGCGTCGGCACCCTCACCCTCATCGACCGCGACTTCGTCGAGCCCTCCAACCTCCAACGCCAAATCCTCTTCGACGAGGCCGACGCACGCGACTCCCTCCCCAAAGCCGAGGCCGCCCGACGCAAGATCGCCCTCTTCAACTCCGACGTCACCGTCCACTCTCACATCGCCGACCTCATCCCCGCCAACATCCGCGAGCTCCTCGCCCCGGCCCATCTCATCCTCGACGCCACCGACAACTTCGAGACCCGCTACCTCCTCAACGACTACTGCGTCCAACAATCCAAACCTTGGATTTACGCCGCCGCCATCGGCGCCTACGCCGCCACCATGAACATCCTCCCGCAGACGCCGGAGTCCACAGGCGGAACCGCTGCACGTTACACCCCCACCGCATGCCTGGCCTGCATCTTCCCCAAGCCCCCCACCGGCCCGGTCGAGACCTGCGATACCGCGGGCATCCTCTCCACCGCCGTCAACCTCGCCGCCTCCATCCAAACCACCGAAGCCCTCAAGCTCCTCACCAACCAGCCCCACCTGATGCGCCGTACTCTCCTCTCCCACGACCTCTGGTCCAATGAGCGCACCGAGATCAACGCCACCAAACCCGATCCCTCCTGCACCGTCTGCGGCCAGCGCATCTTCACCCACCTCGCCGGCGAAGGTCGCCCTCACATCACTCTCTGCGGCCGCAATTCAGTCCAGATCCACGAGCATCACCGCCCCGTAGACTTCGCTGCCATGCACAACCGCCTCGCGCCTCACGCCGACATCCACGACCTGCGCTTCAATGAACTTCTCCTCCGCTTCAAACGCGGCCCACACACCTTCACTCTCTTTCCCGACGGCCGCGCCCTCATCCAGGGCACCACCGATATCACCCTCGCGCGCTCCCTCTACGCCCGCTTCATCGGCTCCTGA
- a CDS encoding RNA polymerase sigma factor: MDVQGLQMTQPTPPTPGVFKRNPPIAGEAEAIEAAKNGDAEAFSRLYALHKRRVYTLCLRMLGNVSEAEDMTQEAFLHLFRKIGSFRGESAFSTWLHRLTVNLVLMHLRKKGLNLVSLEETINPSEEDAPKRDFGSRDLALTGSVDRVALERAVASLPPGYRMVFVLHDVEGFEHNEIATMLECSTGNSKSQLHKARLKLRELLRQPEPAAQPNGLKEVAV, from the coding sequence ATGGACGTCCAAGGCCTACAAATGACCCAACCAACACCACCTACTCCTGGCGTCTTCAAACGCAACCCGCCCATCGCAGGCGAAGCCGAAGCCATCGAAGCAGCGAAGAATGGAGATGCAGAAGCATTCTCCCGCCTCTACGCCCTCCACAAACGCCGCGTCTACACCCTCTGCCTGCGAATGCTCGGCAACGTCTCCGAAGCCGAAGACATGACCCAGGAGGCCTTCCTGCATCTCTTCCGCAAGATCGGCAGCTTCCGCGGAGAGTCCGCCTTCTCCACCTGGCTTCACAGGCTTACGGTAAACTTGGTGCTCATGCATCTCCGCAAGAAAGGTCTCAACCTGGTCTCCCTCGAAGAGACCATCAACCCTTCGGAAGAAGACGCACCTAAGCGCGACTTCGGCAGCCGGGACCTCGCCCTCACCGGATCAGTCGACCGAGTAGCCCTCGAGCGTGCCGTAGCCTCTCTACCCCCCGGCTATCGCATGGTCTTCGTCCTTCACGATGTCGAAGGCTTCGAGCATAACGAGATCGCCACCATGCTCGAGTGCTCCACCGGCAACAGCAAATCGCAGCTCCACAAGGCCCGCCTCAAACTCCGTGAGCTCCTCCGCCAGCCTGAACCTGCTGCCCAGCCAAACGGCCTCAAGGAGGTGGCGGTATGA
- a CDS encoding carboxymuconolactone decarboxylase family protein gives MKARVEPHKASPAAYRAMMGLETFVSKSSKLEPSLLELVKMRASQINRCAYCLDMHSKDARAKGESEQRLYALNAWRETPFFTDREQAALAWTEAVTLVSADHVPDAVYEHAKQHFSEEELVNLTTAVIAINGWNRIAISFRMVPGEYQPAVLKAEK, from the coding sequence ATGAAAGCAAGAGTGGAACCTCACAAGGCATCTCCCGCGGCGTATCGGGCAATGATGGGGCTGGAGACGTTTGTCAGTAAGTCGTCAAAGCTGGAGCCGTCGTTGCTGGAACTGGTGAAGATGCGGGCTTCGCAGATTAATAGGTGTGCATATTGTTTGGATATGCACTCGAAAGATGCGCGTGCAAAGGGGGAGAGCGAACAGCGGCTCTATGCTTTGAACGCCTGGCGGGAGACGCCGTTCTTTACGGATCGGGAGCAGGCTGCGTTGGCGTGGACCGAGGCGGTGACTCTGGTGAGTGCGGACCATGTTCCGGATGCCGTGTATGAGCATGCGAAGCAGCACTTTTCGGAGGAGGAGCTGGTGAACCTGACGACGGCTGTGATCGCGATCAATGGATGGAACAGGATTGCGATCTCGTTTCGGATGGTGCCGGGTGAGTACCAGCCGGCGGTGCTCAAGGCGGAAAAATAA
- a CDS encoding VWA domain-containing protein produces MSLLVRSVLLCAAMGACWYKYGYGQDGVPTQADAQSTIRVSAKFVVLDAEVENKKTGKLIGTLKSDDFVLSEDGVPQHITYFSHDQLPLSVIFLFDLTQSVRPALASLGGGAREVLGHLKPQDEVAVMVFSSHTELLQSFTTDRSLAADAIGKASNMKTGEGTFIHESMYEAVDQAMKATTPGSRKVLVWLTDGTANFENSHTRKTMGREAPAYLHTKEEATASLLRSGVVVSALIDRTAETDAVMVAADVNPFAMFFGARMGDIRKYADLTGGPVLNTSKKEVADRLAELIDQLRGRYTVGYKPTNAKPEGTFCKLELRLKPEAYEGLLDRQDVVVRTRNGYFR; encoded by the coding sequence ATGAGTTTACTTGTGCGCTCAGTTCTGCTTTGTGCCGCGATGGGAGCCTGCTGGTACAAGTATGGGTATGGGCAGGATGGTGTGCCGACTCAGGCGGATGCTCAATCGACGATTCGAGTCTCGGCGAAGTTCGTAGTGCTTGACGCTGAGGTTGAGAACAAGAAGACAGGCAAATTGATCGGGACGTTGAAGTCTGATGACTTTGTGTTGTCGGAAGATGGAGTTCCGCAGCACATCACTTACTTCAGCCACGATCAACTGCCTCTGTCGGTGATCTTTCTGTTCGATCTGACTCAGTCGGTGCGTCCGGCTCTCGCATCGCTGGGCGGAGGCGCGAGGGAGGTGCTGGGTCATCTCAAACCGCAGGATGAGGTGGCTGTGATGGTCTTCTCGTCGCATACGGAGCTGCTGCAGAGTTTCACTACTGACCGTTCGCTGGCTGCGGATGCTATTGGAAAAGCCTCAAATATGAAGACCGGCGAGGGGACGTTCATTCACGAAAGCATGTATGAAGCCGTGGACCAGGCGATGAAGGCGACTACTCCGGGCAGCCGGAAGGTGTTGGTGTGGCTCACGGACGGAACCGCGAACTTTGAAAATTCGCATACGCGAAAGACTATGGGGAGGGAGGCTCCGGCGTATCTGCATACGAAGGAAGAGGCGACGGCGAGCCTGCTGCGGTCGGGGGTAGTGGTCTCGGCGCTCATCGACCGCACCGCGGAGACGGATGCTGTGATGGTCGCCGCAGATGTTAATCCGTTTGCGATGTTCTTTGGCGCGCGCATGGGGGATATCCGTAAGTATGCGGATCTGACGGGTGGGCCGGTTCTGAACACGAGCAAGAAGGAGGTTGCGGATCGGCTCGCCGAGTTGATCGATCAGCTTCGCGGACGGTATACGGTTGGATACAAGCCGACGAATGCAAAGCCGGAGGGAACGTTCTGCAAACTGGAGCTTCGGCTCAAGCCGGAGGCTTATGAAGGTCTTTTGGATAGGCAGGACGTTGTTGTGCGCACGAGGAACGGCTACTTTCGATAG
- a CDS encoding carboxymuconolactone decarboxylase family protein → MPHIKLPEGFAGISSGFVYRPETAKPMRELAHVLLHEPSTLTPGERELIATYVSSQNDCYFCQTSHASAAAAHLNNDWGLTEQVRQNYEQAPVSEKLKTLLTIAGKVQQGGKHVTSEDVANAREQGATDLEIHDTVLIAAAFCMFNRYVDGLATWQPEDPEMYARMGQHLATEGYLAPSIKA, encoded by the coding sequence ATGCCCCACATCAAACTGCCCGAAGGCTTCGCCGGAATCAGCAGCGGATTCGTCTATCGCCCCGAAACCGCCAAGCCCATGCGCGAACTCGCCCACGTCCTCCTCCACGAGCCCAGCACACTCACCCCCGGCGAGCGCGAACTCATCGCAACCTACGTCTCCAGCCAGAACGACTGCTACTTCTGCCAGACCAGTCACGCCTCAGCAGCCGCCGCGCACCTCAACAACGATTGGGGGCTAACCGAACAGGTAAGACAAAACTACGAACAAGCCCCCGTCTCAGAAAAGCTAAAAACCCTCCTGACAATCGCAGGCAAGGTCCAACAAGGAGGCAAGCACGTCACCTCCGAGGACGTAGCAAACGCCCGCGAGCAAGGCGCAACCGACCTCGAAATCCACGACACCGTCCTCATCGCCGCAGCCTTCTGCATGTTCAACCGCTACGTCGACGGCCTCGCCACCTGGCAACCCGAAGACCCCGAGATGTACGCCAGAATGGGCCAACACCTCGCCACCGAAGGCTACCTCGCCCCCTCCATCAAAGCCTGA
- a CDS encoding carboxymuconolactone decarboxylase family protein translates to MAHIKLPEGLPGIRGAMAFRPATARPLNDLVEVLLHGPNSLTPGERELIATYVSSENDCYYCQTIHGAVAAASLNGDEALVKQVKHDFSNAAISDKLKALLVIAGKVQRGGKHVTTEDVAAARAQGATDIEIHDTVLIAAAFCMFNRYVDGLATIQPRDEAMYRERGKWIAREGYVNVSKEYLPAEAAH, encoded by the coding sequence ATGGCACACATCAAACTCCCCGAAGGCCTCCCCGGCATCCGCGGCGCAATGGCCTTCCGCCCCGCCACCGCAAGGCCGCTCAACGATCTCGTAGAAGTCCTCCTCCACGGCCCCAACTCCCTCACCCCAGGCGAGCGTGAGCTCATCGCAACCTACGTCTCCTCCGAGAACGACTGCTACTACTGTCAAACCATCCACGGAGCCGTAGCCGCCGCAAGCCTCAACGGCGACGAGGCACTCGTCAAACAGGTGAAGCACGACTTCAGCAACGCCGCCATCTCCGACAAACTCAAGGCCCTCCTCGTCATCGCAGGCAAAGTACAACGCGGCGGCAAGCACGTCACCACCGAAGACGTAGCCGCCGCCCGGGCCCAGGGCGCAACCGACATCGAGATCCACGACACCGTCCTCATCGCCGCAGCCTTCTGCATGTTCAACCGCTACGTCGACGGCCTCGCCACCATCCAGCCACGCGACGAAGCCATGTATCGCGAACGCGGCAAGTGGATCGCACGCGAAGGATACGTCAACGTCAGCAAGGAATATCTACCGGCCGAAGCCGCACACTAG